The region TCGAGAAATCATCCTATgacatcatatcaatcacatcaTCACCCAGTGCATGACCTACCTCCTCCCACAGTCTCACGCCATGTCCTTTAAAAGTCATGAAGCTAATCTGACCTTGTTCCCCTCGGGACAACAACTGGTGCGGAAAGCATTTAGCAACATCTACTAACCACCGCCTCctcgcaatggggtccttcaccccatgataatctggagctccacatgcccggaactccctgaaagtcaCAGATCATGCTCTTGCTAGTGCCACCATCTCAGAATAAAACGAGCTCAATCGCTCATCCAAAACCtccaggataccctccttgaccgagtCGAAGATCGCAAGAGTCTGATCGAGAATGCAACGAGTAATCTCTGAcgagagaaactccctagtctggtCATCGAGCTACCtgactccatatatatatatatatatatatatatatatatatatatatatatatatatatatatatatatatcggagaATCACAACTCTACAAGCTCCTTGATTTTATCGCATCTCTCATTGAATCAAGTAcaaatcctctgcttttagtagtatgggctcatactaccttacatatctatccatactttcctcaagaattgctttGACTCAACCAAGTTACTCTAAATCCATACAACCTTCCCTCACAGATAAggctcccaacactagatctcatCCTAGGGTTTCGTAGGGCAAACTTCATACCGCTCTCCGCCATCAACTGCAGAAGGAACTCCTGCTAACTGgctcacaaatacaattacatatcactaaaactagataattctttaAATGAGAgttctcacactacaacggttggactcaaaaaaGAGTTGCAcgatagagttaaaacctaaccctctaaaattatttagttcccaTAACATGTAAATTAGCATATCTTTTTACTAGTTAGCTGAAGCTAATTAGATCTCCTAAAagcaaagcaaacaacattcgagcatcaagaatttagaaccaagcataacctaaacatgccagCCTATCACTGACTGACAGTGCTAGCATGCAAATCTACAAGCTTATACAACatgcatacaaaggcatctctcctagcattctatcatgcaaaaactAGGCAGATCcatagccctaactagcatgcggtTCACAGTTTCACAGATCAAAAGCATATCAAATAACATGtgtgggtaatttgggaaaacttacttgagctcggctgattgcatgcaccacaccctttcttattttagaaaaaccttttttcttaatatatatttcttttgaaaaactttaccaaatcctcagtttgagttcagagacACCCAAGattgtgcccaaatccctcaaaccaaggctttgataccaacttgaaacatcccaaaaatatgatccaaaaattcatttttttaaaaaataaaacagtATTCTAAAAACATTATCCATACGTCTCAAATGAAAATAAGTATCTTAATAACATAATAATCAGTGTGATTTCTCAAAAGTGGGAACCATGTGGTGTGTACAatgtagtcatcccgagctcttccccttggaacccgaagtacttgaaacataaactgaaaaccgtaggcACAAAGCTTAATAAGTTCCCCAaactacctcataccatacataataaatcacatattgggcccccgccacacatcgggcctcgcccggcatCGAGCCTCACTTGGTTTACAAATCTGTTATTCTCAGGCCTTGCCTGTCACCAGGCCTCGcccactatacacatacaatCTATATCACAAAATCATGCTAACAAATATAATGCTCTTAAACGCTAGCATATGTTCCAGTCCtcaggcctcgcccgacatcgagccccgcccgaTATACATAGCAGCTCATAACGAATGCAAGGGTCACGCAGACTCCTAGCATCTTAGCATAATCaataagggccgacattggtgccttagacatgCTAAAcccaatgaggaaactcacctcgaatccTGAAACTCACTGAAGATCCCTAGTTGCTACCCTGACGATACCCCGAGCTATCAGTACAAAATAACACCCATTTAACATTTAGATTCCGTTCTAAATtcaataatccatacttggggtaaaatgaccattttatgcTTGGCCTAGCTTAACCCAAGACTAAGGCCCCAATTCACAATCTAAAAGGCCCAATACCAAAAGATCCTTTAGGGCCTTACCCCTAATATGGGCCTTACCCGAAAGCCCAATAAATTTCCTTAGCCCAAAAGCTTAATTTTAGATGGCCCAACTAATCCCCAACCTTCTAAGCCTAAAACATGGCCCAAACCTAAAGCCCAACATCGAAGCCCATTGATtacgctacgctgggcgtaaccctagTATGCTCCCCGTACCAGGTTGCTTTGCTGGATCGGGAAGTCTCACGAGTACGCTCAACGCACTCCCATTTACAGTGGGCGTAATCGTCAAAAGGCTAAAGAGTCCATTAAGTGCTTACTGCTTAATACCAAACATCCAAATCATGGATCTAGCTCTTAATAGACCTCTAAAACCATAAAgttactgacttggtgactttgcaaaccccaaatgaacccaaactcgaaatataacattctacttccatgaaatgaactcaaactcatgcatgggtgaGTTCCAACCCAAAAAATGCTAACTTTAAGACTTAGAAACCTCAAAAACGTCAAGAGGGCCAACTCATAACTTCTGGTATTACATCAAGCCACTAAAACTCACTCATGGGACCAAAAGTTAACCAAAACCAAGCTAGAACTAGATCTTAGCTGTAATACAACAAgtttagagctttatacctctaatgaGTGCCAAATGATGAATATGTTCCGAATCTACAAGCTCTCACTCCTCTAATGAAGCTTCAAGATGACCCCTTTCCTTCAAAGCACCAAAATACACTCAAAAAGACCTTCCAAGCTCAAAAACACTCAATAATGGAGTTAAGGTTTCATAGAGGCTGATTAGGGACAAGAGGGAGGATGATAGAAAAGATCCTTgggacataatgttctttaaatagtgctCAAACCATAATATCAGGGTTTTGGGGTTTGGACACATACACCGCGTGTACCCACTTGTACGCTGCGTGTACATGCATGTCATCCACGTTCCTTTTACtctagtacgccctgcatacgccCCGTGTACGACACACGCCAAGCCCAAAATGAAAAAGTACAATGACTTCAAGGCCCAAAATCAAAATAAGTaaattaccaaatttaaataaatacattagAATTATCGGGCGTTACACTGAAAGAGGCCACTAAACATCTAGACCTACAAGGTTTGGCATCTCAAATGGTCTTGACTCATCAAGACCttccaaaagggaccaaaaagacCAAAACAAGCTCAAAAGGAGATCTAAAAAATAGATGAGCAaagtatgaactttatacctccaaaagcttcctaAGATGATGAAGATGTTGGATCTGGAAGCTTTACCACGCCTAAGGATTGCACCACAAGCTCTTCTCCTTGCAAACACACCGAAAAATGGCTTCCTTTTGACACTCCAAGCTCAAACTCACCTCCAATggcaattagggtttctagggacGTTGAGAGGCAATGGAGGCTGATATAAGTGAGGTCCAAAGgtcataagagggtttaaataggacacaagaccaaaattttagggtttctaaTCCAGGCCACGTACGCCCCACATACctcctcgtacgccccgcgtacgatgCTTCGATGCTCGATGATGCACGCGCTCGTACGCTAAGCGTAAATGTGCGTACACCCAATATACAAGGGGATGGTCCTTGCCAAAAActtaatattaaaagaataaatggaaaaataccTGGATTTTCGGATGTTACAAAGATAACACATATGAATAATACAATCGAAAGAAATCATAAATTCTAATTTTAATCCCAGAAGAAATCagcagaaaaagaaaaaaaaaggaagagATTACCTATGGGCGGAGCCAATGACGTAGGAGGCTGCTTGACAAGGGGATGCTGGCCGGAGAAGACGAGTGATGAAGATCGACGAAGGGAAGACGATGATGACGGATGGAGAGGACGgagtactttttttttttttttgttagggCACAATTGTCCAATGCGATTTCTTTTCTATCCGACTTGGGTTTATGGCTTTGTGGGAAATACCACGGAAAGATGATTTTTTAGTCCAAATCAAAAGTGCCCATTCAGCGGATTTTTATGTTTACTTACGACCCCTCAAATTTCCATTTCCTTTCTTCTTCCTCTCTGAAAACATTCAACTTGAATTctcctagagagagagagagagagatatgagcAGCACACAGTCGTTACACTCGCTAGCCTTCAGGGTGATGCGGTTATGTCGGCCGACGTTCCACATCGAAACCCCACTCCGATTCGACCTCTCCGATCTCATCGTCGGCGAGGATCTCTTGGACGATCCTTCCGCCGCACCTCACATTCGTCGTCTCCTCCAATCTCAATCCACAACCACCGACTCCTCCACCGATCTGACCTACAGTAATCGGTTCCTCCTCCGTGATGATCCCTCCGACGCCATGGGCCTCTCCGGTATGCTTGTTCTCCCTCAGGCATTCGGGTAAGAGTCACTTTTTTAACTCAATATTAAACAAACAGTCGTTACTgctcttttatttaaaatatatctgcataacttttcttcatCTTGATGCAAAATTGATATGGATGTGATGCTAATATCACAACAGTTGTTCGCTTTTTTGATTGTTGATATAAGAAAGTTAATGCGGTTATACTTTCCCGGCACAAAAATCAGCTTATTTCTTAGCATTTTGCTCATGAAAAGTTTGAGTTTCATCTGAAAGCTGCACTCTTTGAAGACATGTTGATTCCTTGTACGTAATTATGACCAAAAAGGTCTGAATTAGGCGGGTGATTGGATAGTGTGATCATGTGCTAATGAATAATTAGAACAAGATAATGAACTGTAACAAAACCATGGTGCATCGGATAGTATTTGGTAGTGCATCAGCTCTAATAATTACTTTTGATGGTGTATAAGTAATTTGGCTCTGGTCATTCGATAATCAGTTTTTCTGAAACTAGTATGAAACtgatagtttgattcaagaatcATATGTTTTGTGTTGCTTTTGGAGTTGCAAAATTAGTGTAGTGAACATCAAACTTTGTAACAaccatttttttttttgggatGGATGGAGTATAATTTTGTAAACTTTTGATACATTTCATTGACATTTGGCTTTTTGTGTTTGTATGCTTTGTTTTGTAGGGCAATTTATCTTGGAGAAACGTTTTGTAGTTATATAAGCATCAACAACAGCTCTAGTTTTGAAGTGAGGGACATTATAATCAAGGTGATGTTTCTGaaaaagacatgaatgcccttCTCAACCAAATAATAAAAATGTCCAGTTGTAAACTGTTTTTatgtaacaattttttttttagaaaaagtatTGAAATTAATGATTTAAGTGACCACAGGCAGAAATACAAACAGAAAGACAGAGGATACTGCTTTTGGATACAACAAAAACACCTGTAGAAACAATAAGAGCAGGAGGGCGTTATGATTTCATTGTTGAACATGATGTTAAAGAACTTGGTGCACACACGTAAGAAATATATctattatgatgatgatgatgatgatgttatatttaatatttcaaatgttttcTTCTGCCTTTTTTATTCTAGGGTAACATACAAAAACAAAACACTAACATACTGTTACCATTTTATCGATTTAGCCACTTAACTAGTTTCTGttatacttattttttttttcactgttataaaaaatgttaaaatacataaaatggtgaacttttatatgtattttggtaattatttttttattctaatctaactttatatttttctttAGCTTGGTGTGTACAGCTCAATATAGTGATGGTGATGCTGAACGCAAATATCTCCCTCAGTATTTCAAGTTCATAGTTTCAAATCCACTTTCTGTCAGAACAAAggtattatattatatattatagagtagattacacgaatggtccctatagtttgaggtaatttgcatctttggtccctaacttatttttttaactcgggaggtccctactgtttgtttttgttgtgtgcttggtccttgtcttacctaaaaagactattttcccttggttttttaatttatttaaataaacacacccccaaccccactTCCACCTCACCCGACCTTACCTTGCCTACcccattttatttaaataaattaaaaaaccaagggcaaaatagtctttttaggtaaaacagggaccaagcgcgcaacaaaaacaaactgtagggagcttccgagttaaaaaaataagttagggaccaaacgtgcaaattaccccaaaccatagggaccattcgtgtaatttaccctaaatattacaaacaaatcaatgaaagtacattgctatttcttgcacttaatgatttttttatattaatttgttATGTAGGTCCGTGTTGTGAAGGTAGGTTGGCATTGGTTAAAAATACGTGTGTGTAAGTCCTTATTCTGTGTCTATTGGGTGTTATTGGTTTTagatagaagggtaaaatggtcatttatacATGTTACTTTTTTTGACATTTTCTTGTGATGATTCATCTCCTTTTGTTGTCTCAGGAAACAACATATTTGGAGGCTTGTTTAGAAAATAATACAAAATCAAATCTTTATATGGATCAAGTGGAATTTGAGCCAACTTTACAATGGGGTGCAACATTATTAAAAGCTGATGATCATCATTCAGAAAAGGGTGTTTTAAACAGGTTTTTTGTGTGATtaaataaaattagggtttcaatgcaagaaatagcaacatatttttattgatttgtttattactttcatttcttcttatTAAAACTATCCAATTATAGCAAAATGTTATTATCCAAGTATGAATAGATTTTGTCATCtataatataaaaaattcaaagtacaatgctacataaaaaaatgaaaatacaatGCTGTAATAGAAAGAAGGGTTAATCTAAAgaaaccttatattttgtgtgtgtgtgtgtgtgtgttttaatcAAACCTCAATTTTTATTTTGCTTGAAAAAGACCTTGTGTTTTTTCATTTTTCCGATACGACCCTTTGAGTcacttttttccaaaaaaaattgtaaaaggtGAGGGTTTTTTCGAAAGAAACTaaaaaagttgagggtttatttggaAGCATTTAGAAGATCAAgggtttttggaaaaaaaaatacaaagttgagGGCTTTTTTCAGAAATAATACAAGGTTCTTTTTTTCATGCAAAAAAAAATCAGGTTTAATCcagaaaaacacaaaatataaggtctttattGAGATTAATTTAACCTGAAAATTATCGGCTAGTTTAACTAGGACCGATGAATGATACAAAAATTGcaactttgtttttttttgtttttttgtctgTGCAAAAAGACGTGAATACCCTTTTCCACTTTATCATCCGAAACATTAAACTTCAATATAACCAATTCTTTAGCTGCTTCATAACTTCTcaacttacttttttttttttttgatattgatTTAAAAATGCAACAGAGAGATATTCAAGGAACCTGTTCTAATTAAATCAGGTGGAGGAATTCACAATTATCTTTATCAATTAAAATCATTAGATGAATTATCTACACCAACAAAGATTGAGGGTAATAATGTCCTTGGTAAACTTCAAATAACATGGCGTACAAATTTAGGTGAACCTGGGCGCTTACAAACACAACAAATTCTTGGTAATGTAAGTTGACTTTCTTGACTTTTTTCAACACATGATATTTATTTTTTCTATAAGTTTAAGCAtttgattcttcttcttcttcttattattattatttttttaatcattGTGTATAGCCCATTGCACACAAAGAGATTGAATTGAAAGCAACTAAGGTGCCACCTGTCATCATTTTAGAAAAACCCTTCACAGTaagtacaattttttttttctttttacttttaatatgtttaattaattcctttgaagaaaattaatatttttagtaCAAAATGAACTTTAAAATAACAAATTAATATTTTTGTGGTTTTGTGTAGGTGGGGTTGAGTGTAACAAATCTTAGTGAGAAGAATGTTGGGCCATTTGAAGTTGTCTTATCTCTCACTGATAACCATGCTGTTATGGTTAATGGAGTTAAAAGAAtggtaactctctctctctctctctctctatatatatatatatatatatatatatatatatatatatatatatatatatatatatatatatatatcctcctcATCCATCATTCTTTTCTTTGTCTTAGATTATTTAGAAAATGATATGCTAATTTTCAATTCAATATTTATTATTCAGGCTTTACCTCAGGTGGAGGCATACAAATCTTTGGATTTCCAACTGGTATGTGGTGcacttttttatattttatttattatataggGTTAATATATTTTGAGCTTTTACCGGATTAAACcctaactttattttttttttcctaaaaaaaaCCTTGcacttttcctttttttttaatttttttttatttggctCTTTTCACAGGTTATCGGTAATCTTCCAGTTTTAGACATTTTTTTTACCTTGAGATTTATACTTTTTTCCAAAAAAGCCCTCACATTTGACAGTTTTTTGGGTTTTGATGTGGTGCAAAACACAAACATacttttatcattttttattgaGTTAGCACTAAACTATTATTTGTTATCAATTTAGCTGTTGAACTTTTTTTGTTTCAACCGAAATAATCATTAAAAAATAATAGCTCACTGTCTAAATCGATAAAAATGTGGAAATACATTATATGCTTTTCTGTATTTTGGCCTCTTTCAAAACCCAAACCAGATAACCAgggaaaatgtttttttttaacagTAAAAAACGTGTAATAGTTTAATCTTATTCTAGGCAGGTGGCTAAAGGAGGGCATATTTGTAAATAGTTATGGCTTATTTCTATAAGTTTTTATCAAAGTTTGTcacaatttttgtttttatttcaacAGACTTTTGCATTATTTGTTGCAGAATCTGATTGCTATGGAACTTGGAATGCAGAAAATCAGTGGCATTACACTCTTTAATACAAATGACAAGAAAACATATGATCCTTTACCAGATATCGAGGTAAGATTTTTTTACATAAATTAATACATCATTTATTAACTCTTTCTTTCTACATTAAGTAAGAAGAAAAATCTATATTCTGATGGATTCTTTTTGAACATATTGCAGATCTTCGTTGATGCATATTGATAAGTTTTGTTTTAAACTATAACGAGTtcatgagaaatcatattgtggATCATATCAAATTCAGACTTTTGTAATTTGTAGTTTTGTATGATAGTtgataaatatatgttttgtttcatagttattataaaatattgtgttataAATGACATTGGTCCAAAAAAATTCCCTGTTTAAAaattatttacatttttaatttTAAACGAGTCTATTCATCAGCAACCAATTTATCTAATTAGGTTGGATACTTGGATTGTCTCAAGTCTCAACCCATTCATTCGAGATATTCAATTCAATTAATAACCAAAACCAAAGAACATTTACAAAAagtacaaaataataataatttacaaTAACATGCATATAAGTTTATTATTAGTATAGATCATTTGTTTCAAAATGATAAGTTTGGTTTATGTTATTCAATTTCACTAGTAATAACATTTAAGTGGAAAGTTGTACGTTTTCTATTAATATACAAAAGTTACACTCGCTAAAAATTAACCATGTTTCTAAATATAGCCACACCACACATTTCACAGGGGAGCCAACTGAACTGAACTACTGAAGTATAATAATATAGACGACACATTTAACCCCAAAACCCTGCGAAATAGCCACCGGGAATTGGGCCTAGATTATTAAATGGGCTACTACGAAATGGGCCTATAGGCCCTTGTAAAAACCAACTATTCACCCATTCTTTTAGCACTGCTGAGAAATtgtttattttttagtttatatatatatatatatatatatatatatatatatatatatatatatatatatatatatatatatatatatatatatatatatatatatatatatatatatatatatatatatatatatatatatatatatatatatatatatatatatatatatatatatatatagttgagtTATTTGGAAAATAAGAAAAACCCTAAAAAAGGAAAACCGCGAATTAGAAATTGACAACGCAAATACGTATAACATTACGCAAGACGTCTTCAAAAGGGTATTTCAGTAAACATTTCGTTTGGAAAATCGGTTATACTTTCGAAATTTGAACTGGTAATCGATTTTGAACTCGAAATCGATTTTGAATTTGAAAACTGAACaattttgatttttgagttttgaATTTGAAATTCAAAATGATTTCTACTTCACCGATTTTTCAAATTCAAGTTTTGAAAAGAAATTTCGATTAAATGTTGACATATATTTCAACGACATCTGCAAAAAATTAGACAATTACATTCAAATCTTCTTTTCGATttgaaaaatcagaaaatcagaaaTCGACCTTGCGTCATATTGCAAATCTGCGTTTTCCGGGAGTCGCAAAGCCATACAGACTCATCATCTAAATTTGGTTTCATCAATTTCAttattttcaatttcgtttgtgaTTTCTATGTTTCATTTGTTCACGGGATTGTATTACTTTGATTTGCAGAATTTAAAAATCCCACAAATTCCAATTGATTGTTGCTTAGTTTCAACTGTTCTCCTTAAAACTGTTTATGTTAGCAAAAAAAGTAATTACAATCAAAATATGGGAATGCAATTTCAATTCAAAATACAAATCTGATGGGAATTCTGTGCAACAAAGCTTGTCCATCCAGAATACATTGATTTTATTGTATCGAAAAGAAGAGCATATCTAGCATATTGAATATTAAAGCTTTAAGTCAACATTTTCATCTGCTATTTGAGAAATCATTAAGTAGAAGATAACGTATACATTGTACTTTTTATAAATTACTGATACATAACATTTAACAGCAATTACATACAACACAAGAAATTATGAAGACAACAAAAAATAAACCACTTGCAACACTTATGAAGACAACTTTTGGCACTTACAAAGACAAGACTTCTGGTCACTCCAAAACAACTTCTAACATATTTAAATGTTTAAAGTAATCATAGCATTGAAACAAATTCCACAACCTACAAAAATTCACATGCAGCAACTTCAATTTAAACATCAGcgattttgaaaaccaaaatattATTAGATGTTCTTTTTCAGATCTTACAATTAATTCAATTGTTACTGATTTCTGGTTCAACAATTACTAATTCTTCAGAGATTATTGAACGATGTCTGTAAACATTGGAGACTTAACTTCAGCTTACGTACATGAAGATTGTATTTGCAGAATTTATGACTCATGCTCTTTGAATACAGAAGACGATATTCTTAAGTTAACAGGTgaatttgttttttgaaaagtacagtttttttaatttatgtatattttgtATAAACCTTAAATTTGTAATTATTTGTTACAGAACATACACATGCAGAATTGCAATATGATATTGTATCAGATGAGATAATTCCAAAAATTGGTTCTACATTCAACTCccttgatgaaactgttactatGTATCGAAACTATGCAACGAAATTAGGTTTCAGCATTAAATATGGATCAACCACATTTTATGATGATGAAATTAAAAGTCTAAAGAAAAAAACATATTCGCTGCAACAGATATGGAGAGCTAACAAATAGAACAGAAAATGAAACATCATCTACATATGGAAAAAAAGGAGGACATCAGTTTCTTCAAGAACTGGTTGTATGGCAATGATTGGTATCCACAGAAATAATGAAACTAACCTTTTCTCAATCTATAAATTTGAAGAACTGCATAACCACAAATtgagtaataaagatgaaattgtTTTTATGCCTTAACAACGGAGAATGCATATGTTGGACAAACTATTCATTGTCAAAGCTACAACTCTCAATATTGGAGCAACAAAAGCACACAAATTGAGGGCAGCTATGGTTGGAGGATATGATAATCTCAGTGCAACAAGTGTAGATTATAAGAATTTATGGAGAGATTACCCAACTCTGGTGGGTCCTAGTGATGCACAATGTATTATTGATCAGTTGATTCACAGACGAGATACATATCCTAACTTTTACTGTAATTACAAAGTGAAGAATAAATCATTGATTGGTGTATTTTGGGTACACGAAACATCAAAAGAGTACTACTCAAAGTTCAACGACGTAATATCAATTGATGCAACATACCGGACAAACAAGTAAAGTGTAATTTTAATGTTCTAATTTATATAAAAGTATGAATCAGTTCATTCTTTGATAATATATATGTTACATGTAGATACAAGATGATATTTGTTCCATTCTCTGCAATAAACAATCACCAAAAAACAGTGACTGTAGGTGCAACACTATTGTCGGATGAAAGAATTGAGTCATACATAtggatgcttaactgttttattTCCGCACATGGTAAACCACCAAATTTAATTCTTACAGATCAGGATCCAGCTTTAATTCATGCAATATCAACAGTTCTACCTACATCACAACATCGTTTATGTATGTGGCATATCATGTCAAAATTGGAAAATAAGGTGAGCTTGATATCatgtatattttaattataaGAAGCATTAGAGCATAGTTTATTTATAAATATCACATTAtagtttataattaatttaataatattatcgaaaaatatatatatgattttatgtgtatttttcaTAATATGTCAGGTAGAAAGAACCATTACAAAGAAAACTGAATTCAAGAGTGGAATCCATAAGCTAGTGTGGAATACATACATTAATCCCGATGAATTTGAAATATGTTGGAATATGATGTTGGATGAGTTTGGGTTGAGAAGTAATAAATGGTTAGCTGAAATGTACAATAGAAGACATGAATGGAATCCAACATACTTTAGACATATTCCAATGTCTGGGTTAATGAAAACAACATCCCGTTCTGAAAGTTCTAACTCTTTCTTCAACCGGTTTGTCAGCACGGACAACTTGCTTGTTAACTTCATGTTGAACTTTGATACAGCTATATCAAAGCAAAGACATGAACAAAAAAAGCTAGATGCAAAATCCAACAATAATAAACCGAAGATGATTTGTATGATTGATCCATATCTAATTCAACAACATGCATCTATGATGTACACTATGAAGATATTTTTCAAGGTTCAAAAGGATATCAAGAAAGCTTACACAATGTGTTATCAAAAGTCAGTTCTCAACTACAACAATTCTCAGTTATGCACTGTTGCATTTTATAACAAGATAACAGAAATGCAAACAAAATTTCAggttaatattataaattataagttattttacaaATTATTTATgctaataataattttttaaatagGTGCCTTTCAATCCTATCAATCACACTATAGAATGTTCATGTGGGAAGTTTACAATAGTAGGTCTGTTATGTTGTCATTCTTTGAGAGTGTTGATCGATAATAATGTTTGCAAAATTCCGGATATGTATATTGTGCCAAGATGGAGAAAAGATATCATATCAGTGGAAAAACACAGCTTTGGACAACAATGGGAATTCTGCAGGACAAAAACAACAAAACTAATAGAAGAAGCATGCAGAGCTGCAGAATCATGTATAAATGCAGCTGCAGATGATGATGGTAAGTTGGAAGATCTTATTGGAAAACTGCATGCATTAAGACTAGAGAGAGCAATTGTGCCCTATTAAACCAA is a window of Lactuca sativa cultivar Salinas chromosome 1, Lsat_Salinas_v11, whole genome shotgun sequence DNA encoding:
- the LOC111916152 gene encoding uncharacterized protein LOC111916152 isoform X3: MSSTQSLHSLAFRVMRLCRPTFHIETPLRFDLSDLIVGEDLLDDPSAAPHIRRLLQSQSTTTDSSTDLTYSNRFLLRDDPSDAMGLSGMLVLPQAFGAIYLGETFCSYISINNSSSFEVRDIIIKAEIQTERQRILLLDTTKTPVETIRAGGRYDFIVEHDVKELGAHTLVCTAQYSDGDAERKYLPQYFKFIVSNPLSVRTKVRVVKETTYLEACLENNTKSNLYMDQVEFEPTLQWGATLLKADDHHSEKGVLNREIFKEPVLIKSGGGIHNYLYQLKSLDELSTPTKIEGNNVLGKLQITWRTNLGEPGRLQTQQILGNPIAHKEIELKATKVPPVIILEKPFTVGLSVTNLSEKNVGPFEVVLSLTDNHAVMVNGVKRMALPQVEAYKSLDFQLKISGITLFNTNDKKTYDPLPDIEIFVDAY
- the LOC111916152 gene encoding uncharacterized protein LOC111916152 isoform X1; its protein translation is MSSTQSLHSLAFRVMRLCRPTFHIETPLRFDLSDLIVGEDLLDDPSAAPHIRRLLQSQSTTTDSSTDLTYSNRFLLRDDPSDAMGLSGMLVLPQAFGAIYLGETFCSYISINNSSSFEVRDIIIKAEIQTERQRILLLDTTKTPVETIRAGGRYDFIVEHDVKELGAHTLVCTAQYSDGDAERKYLPQYFKFIVSNPLSVRTKVRVVKETTYLEACLENNTKSNLYMDQVEFEPTLQWGATLLKADDHHSEKGVLNREIFKEPVLIKSGGGIHNYLYQLKSLDELSTPTKIEGNNVLGKLQITWRTNLGEPGRLQTQQILGNPIAHKEIELKATKVPPVIILEKPFTVGLSVTNLSEKNVGPFEVVLSLTDNHAVMVNGVKRMALPQVEAYKSLDFQLNLIAMELGMQKISGITLFNTNDKKTYDPLPDIEVRFFYIN
- the LOC111916152 gene encoding uncharacterized protein LOC111916152 isoform X2, giving the protein MSSTQSLHSLAFRVMRLCRPTFHIETPLRFDLSDLIVGEDLLDDPSAAPHIRRLLQSQSTTTDSSTDLTYSNRFLLRDDPSDAMGLSGMLVLPQAFGAIYLGETFCSYISINNSSSFEVRDIIIKAEIQTERQRILLLDTTKTPVETIRAGGRYDFIVEHDVKELGAHTLVCTAQYSDGDAERKYLPQYFKFIVSNPLSVRTKVRVVKETTYLEACLENNTKSNLYMDQVEFEPTLQWGATLLKADDHHSEKGVLNREIFKEPVLIKSGGGIHNYLYQLKSLDELSTPTKIEGNNVLGKLQITWRTNLGEPGRLQTQQILGNPIAHKEIELKATKVPPVIILEKPFTVGLSVTNLSEKNVGPFEVVLSLTDNHAVMVNGVKRMALPQVEAYKSLDFQLNLIAMELGMQKISGITLFNTNDKKTYDPLPDIEIFVDAY
- the LOC111916154 gene encoding protein FAR1-RELATED SEQUENCE 5-like, which encodes MHMLDKLFIVKATTLNIGATKAHKLRAAMVGGYDNLSATSVDYKNLWRDYPTLVGPSDAQCIIDQLIHRRDTYPNFYCNYKVKNKSLIGVFWVHETSKEYYSKFNDVISIDATYRTNKYKMIFVPFSAINNHQKTVTVGATLLSDERIESYIWMLNCFISAHGKPPNLILTDQDPALIHAISTVLPTSQHRLCMWHIMSKLENKVERTITKKTEFKSGIHKLVWNTYINPDEFEICWNMMLDEFGLRSNKWLAEMYNRRHEWNPTYFRHIPMSGLMKTTSRSESSNSFFNRFVSTDNLLVNFMLNFDTAISKQRHEQKKLDAKSNNNKPKMICMIDPYLIQQHASMMYTMKIFFKVQKDIKKAYTMCYQKSVLNYNNSQLCTVAFYNKITEMQTKFQVPFNPINHTIECSCGKFTIVGLLCCHSLRVLIDNNVCKIPDMYIVPRWRKDIISVEKHSFGQQWEFCRTKTTKLIEEACRAAESCINAAADDDDLIANSFELDLDIFKDMTYHMDALKNYTSKRNFKLENEIFQSMQNCNIKNIVSVDGNNQYIVREKMTTLLSRVIDVEEDYEVIFDMGMELFK